One Thunnus thynnus chromosome 18, fThuThy2.1, whole genome shotgun sequence genomic region harbors:
- the dnajc5ga gene encoding dnaJ (Hsp40) homolog, subfamily C, member 5 gamma a isoform X1 has protein sequence MAEPNASRPQRKMSTAGESVYKVLGLEKGATAEDIKKAYRKLALKYHPDKNPDNPEAAEKFKEINNANSILNDETKRKIYDEYGSMGLYVSEQFGEESVKYYFLMSKWWFKALVVCCTLFSCCCCCCCCCFCCGKCKPPDDDENYQYVDPEDLEAQIKAEQDGGNTVIIGQPTSNLGPESPEGQSQQPIPLPMPMPPPEPQSATSTSPAGEENPGETLPESK, from the exons ATGGCTGAACCGAACGCCTCCCGTCCCCAGAGGAAGATGTCCACGGCTGGGGAGAGTGTGTACAAGGTGTTAGGGCTGGAGAAAGGAGCCACGGCCGAGGACATCAAGAAAGCTTACAG GAAACTAGCGCTGAAGTATCACCCGGATAAGAACCCCGACAACCCAGAGGCAGCGGAGAAGTTTAAGGAGATTAACAACGCCAACTCGATTTTAAACGATGAGACCAAGAGGAAGATCTATGACGAGTACGGCTCCATGGGCCTTTACGTGTCCGAGCAGTTCGGAGAGGAAAGCGTCAAATATTACTTCCTCATGTCCAAATGGTGGTTTAAG GCTCTGGTGGTTTGTTGTACGttgttcagctgctgctgctgttgctgctgctgttgtttctgttgtggGAAATGCAAACCGCCCGACGACGACGAAAACTACCAATACGTGGACCCTGAAGACCTGGAGGCTCAGATCAAAGCGGAGCAGGACGGAG GTAACACAGTAATCATAGGCCAGCCCACATCTAATCTGGGTCCAGAAAGCCCAGAAGGCCAAAGTCAGCAGCCCATCCCCCTGCCCATGCCCATGCCTCCACCTGAGCCCCAGTCTGCGACCTCCACCAGTCCAGCGGGGGAAGAAAACCCCGGAGAGACCTTACCAGAGTCGAAATGA
- the dnajc5ga gene encoding dnaJ (Hsp40) homolog, subfamily C, member 5 gamma a isoform X2, with protein sequence MAEPNASRPQRKMSTAGESVYKVLGLEKGATAEDIKKAYRKLALKYHPDKNPDNPEAAEKFKEINNANSILNDETKRKIYDEYGSMGLYVSEQFGEESVKYYFLMSKWWFKALVVCCTLFSCCCCCCCCCFCCGKCKPPDDDENYQYVDPEDLEAQIKAEQDGGK encoded by the exons ATGGCTGAACCGAACGCCTCCCGTCCCCAGAGGAAGATGTCCACGGCTGGGGAGAGTGTGTACAAGGTGTTAGGGCTGGAGAAAGGAGCCACGGCCGAGGACATCAAGAAAGCTTACAG GAAACTAGCGCTGAAGTATCACCCGGATAAGAACCCCGACAACCCAGAGGCAGCGGAGAAGTTTAAGGAGATTAACAACGCCAACTCGATTTTAAACGATGAGACCAAGAGGAAGATCTATGACGAGTACGGCTCCATGGGCCTTTACGTGTCCGAGCAGTTCGGAGAGGAAAGCGTCAAATATTACTTCCTCATGTCCAAATGGTGGTTTAAG GCTCTGGTGGTTTGTTGTACGttgttcagctgctgctgctgttgctgctgctgttgtttctgttgtggGAAATGCAAACCGCCCGACGACGACGAAAACTACCAATACGTGGACCCTGAAGACCTGGAGGCTCAGATCAAAGCGGAGCAGGACGGAG GAAAGTGA
- the trim54 gene encoding tripartite motif-containing protein 54 isoform X2 yields the protein MTSNMAARECVTVMNFALGFKPPAAGSSGPGSGSGATMENLEKQLICPVCLEMFSKPVVILPCQHNLCRKCANDIFQSANPLWQSRSTSSMASSGGRFRCPSCRHEVVLDRHGVYGLQRNLLVENIIDIYRQQESSRLVNVKPEQQQQQQLLCDEHEEEKINIYCLSCQTPTCSMCKVFGQHKDCDVAPLSSVYMRQKTELSDGIAILVASNDRIQVVISQMEEICHTIEDNGNRQTEQLVNHFDGLVSILEERKQELVGLITKEQDDKLRLVRSLIRQHSDHLEAAVTLVELAIQSMEEPHMPLFIQSATDILEKMAATAGASSMERPELGYENMSHFVIDTDDLADMLRNIEFCPGLGNDRVEDPEEGGEESELDFCSRY from the exons ATGACCTCCAACATGGCCGCCAGAGAGTGcgttact GTGATGAACTTTGCTCTCGGCTTCAAGCCTCCGGCAGCAGGCAGTTCGGGTCCCGGTTCTGGCAGTGGAGCCACCATGGAGAACCTGGAGAAGCAGCTGATCTGCCCGGTCTGCCTGGAGATGTTCTCCAAACCCGTGGTCATCCTGCCCTGCCAGCACAACCTGTGCCGCAAGTGTGCCAACGACATCTTCCAG TCAGCTAACCCTCTGTGGCAGTCCCGCAGCACCTCCAGCATGGCCTCCAGCGGCGGTCGCTTCCGCTGTCCGTCGTGCCGCCATGAGGTGGTGCTGGATCGCCATGGAGTCTACGGCCTGCAGAGGAACCTGCTGGTGGAGAACATCATCGACATCTACAGACAGCAGGAGTCCTCAAG GCTTGTAAATGTGAAGccggagcagcagcagcagcagcagctgctgtgtgatgaacATGAAGAAGAGAAGATCAATATCTACTGTCTGTCCTGCCAGACGCCGACCTGCTCCATGTGCAAAGTGTTCGGACAACACAAAGACTGTGATGTGGCTCCGCTCAGCAGCGTCTACATGAGACAGAAG ACAGAACTGAGCGACGGCATCGCGATCTTGGTCGCCAGTAACGACCGAATCCAGGTGGTCATCTCTCAGATGGAAGAAATCTGCCACACTATAGAg GACAACGGTAACCGACAGACAGAGCAGCTGGTCAACCACTTTGACGGTCTTGTGTCCATTTTGGAGGAGCGGAAACAGGAGCTGGTGGGGCTGATAACCAAAGAACAAGACGACAAACTCAGACTGGTTCGATCCCTCATCCGTCAGCACAGCGATCACCTGGAGGCCGCCGTCACGCTGGTCGAGTTGGCCATTCAGTCCATGGAGGAGCCACACATGCCGCTGTTCATACAG AGCGCCACAGATATACTGGAAAA AATGGCAGCAACAGCCGGGGCGTCTAGCATGGAGCGTCCAGAGCTCGGTTATGAGAATATGAGCCACTTCGTCATCGATACCGACGACCTCGCCGACATGCTGAGAAACATCGAGTTCTGCCCCG GTTTGGGGAATGACAGAGTAGAAGATCctgaagaaggaggagaagagtcAGAACTTGACTTCTGCTCCAGatattaa
- the trim54 gene encoding tripartite motif-containing protein 54 isoform X3 → MTSNMAARECVTVMNFALGFKPPAAGSSGPGSGSGATMENLEKQLICPVCLEMFSKPVVILPCQHNLCRKCANDIFQSANPLWQSRSTSSMASSGGRFRCPSCRHEVVLDRHGVYGLQRNLLVENIIDIYRQQESSRLVNVKPEQQQQQQLLCDEHEEEKINIYCLSCQTPTCSMCKVFGQHKDCDVAPLSSVYMRQKTELSDGIAILVASNDRIQVVISQMEEICHTIEDNGNRQTEQLVNHFDGLVSILEERKQELVGLITKEQDDKLRLVRSLIRQHSDHLEAAVTLVELAIQSMEEPHMPLFIQWSSGHILCCY, encoded by the exons ATGACCTCCAACATGGCCGCCAGAGAGTGcgttact GTGATGAACTTTGCTCTCGGCTTCAAGCCTCCGGCAGCAGGCAGTTCGGGTCCCGGTTCTGGCAGTGGAGCCACCATGGAGAACCTGGAGAAGCAGCTGATCTGCCCGGTCTGCCTGGAGATGTTCTCCAAACCCGTGGTCATCCTGCCCTGCCAGCACAACCTGTGCCGCAAGTGTGCCAACGACATCTTCCAG TCAGCTAACCCTCTGTGGCAGTCCCGCAGCACCTCCAGCATGGCCTCCAGCGGCGGTCGCTTCCGCTGTCCGTCGTGCCGCCATGAGGTGGTGCTGGATCGCCATGGAGTCTACGGCCTGCAGAGGAACCTGCTGGTGGAGAACATCATCGACATCTACAGACAGCAGGAGTCCTCAAG GCTTGTAAATGTGAAGccggagcagcagcagcagcagcagctgctgtgtgatgaacATGAAGAAGAGAAGATCAATATCTACTGTCTGTCCTGCCAGACGCCGACCTGCTCCATGTGCAAAGTGTTCGGACAACACAAAGACTGTGATGTGGCTCCGCTCAGCAGCGTCTACATGAGACAGAAG ACAGAACTGAGCGACGGCATCGCGATCTTGGTCGCCAGTAACGACCGAATCCAGGTGGTCATCTCTCAGATGGAAGAAATCTGCCACACTATAGAg GACAACGGTAACCGACAGACAGAGCAGCTGGTCAACCACTTTGACGGTCTTGTGTCCATTTTGGAGGAGCGGAAACAGGAGCTGGTGGGGCTGATAACCAAAGAACAAGACGACAAACTCAGACTGGTTCGATCCCTCATCCGTCAGCACAGCGATCACCTGGAGGCCGCCGTCACGCTGGTCGAGTTGGCCATTCAGTCCATGGAGGAGCCACACATGCCGCTGTTCATACAG TGGTCCTCAGGCCACATCCTCTGCTGCTATTGA
- the trim54 gene encoding tripartite motif-containing protein 54 isoform X1 — MNFALGFKPPAAGSSGPGSGSGATMENLEKQLICPVCLEMFSKPVVILPCQHNLCRKCANDIFQSANPLWQSRSTSSMASSGGRFRCPSCRHEVVLDRHGVYGLQRNLLVENIIDIYRQQESSRLVNVKPEQQQQQQLLCDEHEEEKINIYCLSCQTPTCSMCKVFGQHKDCDVAPLSSVYMRQKTELSDGIAILVASNDRIQVVISQMEEICHTIEDNGNRQTEQLVNHFDGLVSILEERKQELVGLITKEQDDKLRLVRSLIRQHSDHLEAAVTLVELAIQSMEEPHMPLFIQSATDILEKMAATAGASSMERPELGYENMSHFVIDTDDLADMLRNIEFCPGPCSPDETYDTETEVEIYHNPPEERRKTPKMIKIIRLYTLSICVLSLSSPDAGRLTCPDFRLLHLLLFVL; from the exons ATGAACTTTGCTCTCGGCTTCAAGCCTCCGGCAGCAGGCAGTTCGGGTCCCGGTTCTGGCAGTGGAGCCACCATGGAGAACCTGGAGAAGCAGCTGATCTGCCCGGTCTGCCTGGAGATGTTCTCCAAACCCGTGGTCATCCTGCCCTGCCAGCACAACCTGTGCCGCAAGTGTGCCAACGACATCTTCCAG TCAGCTAACCCTCTGTGGCAGTCCCGCAGCACCTCCAGCATGGCCTCCAGCGGCGGTCGCTTCCGCTGTCCGTCGTGCCGCCATGAGGTGGTGCTGGATCGCCATGGAGTCTACGGCCTGCAGAGGAACCTGCTGGTGGAGAACATCATCGACATCTACAGACAGCAGGAGTCCTCAAG GCTTGTAAATGTGAAGccggagcagcagcagcagcagcagctgctgtgtgatgaacATGAAGAAGAGAAGATCAATATCTACTGTCTGTCCTGCCAGACGCCGACCTGCTCCATGTGCAAAGTGTTCGGACAACACAAAGACTGTGATGTGGCTCCGCTCAGCAGCGTCTACATGAGACAGAAG ACAGAACTGAGCGACGGCATCGCGATCTTGGTCGCCAGTAACGACCGAATCCAGGTGGTCATCTCTCAGATGGAAGAAATCTGCCACACTATAGAg GACAACGGTAACCGACAGACAGAGCAGCTGGTCAACCACTTTGACGGTCTTGTGTCCATTTTGGAGGAGCGGAAACAGGAGCTGGTGGGGCTGATAACCAAAGAACAAGACGACAAACTCAGACTGGTTCGATCCCTCATCCGTCAGCACAGCGATCACCTGGAGGCCGCCGTCACGCTGGTCGAGTTGGCCATTCAGTCCATGGAGGAGCCACACATGCCGCTGTTCATACAG AGCGCCACAGATATACTGGAAAA AATGGCAGCAACAGCCGGGGCGTCTAGCATGGAGCGTCCAGAGCTCGGTTATGAGAATATGAGCCACTTCGTCATCGATACCGACGACCTCGCCGACATGCTGAGAAACATCGAGTTCTGCCCCG GTCCCTGCAGTCCTGATGAAACGTACGACACAGAGACGGAAGTAGAGATTTACCATAATCCtccagaagaaagaagaaaaacccctaaaatgataaaaatcatACGTTTATATACGTTATCTATCTGTGTTTTGTCCCTCAGCAGCCCAGATGCAGGAAGACTGACATGCCCAGATTTTCGCCTCCTacatttgttgctttttgtcttgtaa